A stretch of Rhizobium glycinendophyticum DNA encodes these proteins:
- a CDS encoding DUF2778 domain-containing protein produces the protein MASSTSPVSGGTASAVKKMQSRKVKRGSSLPTVMGVTLACLFWTTASLAVFKGLASSPIEAPLYNAHVLPKPSLALAQPLTPQATTASSGDFHALETMRKRFAEAVAATDSLGLLMLPTAMRLAEVEKSDRLLLARIESFSDPQAMAVLREALGKFEAERQQAALAVATRDRRTGADDIVPVDPIVTASLAPASTIAPTALGYAAPPTADAVMAATDPREEPFQELLSEPQASEHGDLPDDGPLPQAKPRAAAIPAPEPPVATAPEKPKRKTLANMLAYAKPDNPITTDDGAGGLFSRKNSLPGPGSRIAVYVIEDATVHMPNGEKLRAHSGRAHMRDNPKFVHMKNQGPTPPNVYKLRMREARFHGVEAIRMTPVGDAKMYNRDGFLTHTYLLRKRGDSSGCVVFEDYNRFLNAFKQGQVNTLIVVPSLRELPKYTAML, from the coding sequence ATGGCGTCCTCGACCTCTCCGGTCTCCGGTGGCACTGCGTCCGCCGTCAAGAAGATGCAGTCGCGCAAGGTCAAGCGCGGCTCCAGCCTGCCGACGGTCATGGGCGTTACACTTGCCTGTCTCTTCTGGACGACCGCCAGTTTGGCCGTGTTCAAGGGGCTGGCCTCGTCGCCGATTGAGGCGCCGCTCTACAACGCTCACGTCCTGCCGAAGCCAAGTCTCGCCCTGGCGCAACCTCTGACACCGCAAGCGACGACGGCATCGTCAGGCGACTTCCACGCGCTCGAAACCATGCGGAAGCGATTCGCAGAAGCGGTCGCGGCAACCGACAGTCTAGGGCTCCTGATGCTGCCGACCGCTATGCGTCTGGCCGAGGTCGAGAAATCCGACCGCCTGCTTCTTGCTCGCATCGAGAGCTTCTCCGATCCGCAGGCAATGGCCGTGCTGCGCGAAGCGCTCGGCAAGTTCGAGGCCGAACGTCAGCAGGCGGCGCTGGCCGTCGCTACCCGCGATCGGCGCACAGGTGCGGACGATATCGTGCCGGTGGATCCCATCGTGACAGCCTCTCTTGCCCCGGCGTCAACGATCGCGCCGACTGCGCTCGGCTATGCCGCACCTCCAACGGCGGATGCGGTGATGGCGGCGACAGATCCCCGCGAGGAGCCGTTCCAGGAACTTCTATCGGAACCGCAGGCGAGTGAGCACGGCGACTTGCCGGACGACGGCCCGCTGCCGCAGGCAAAGCCCCGTGCGGCGGCAATCCCGGCGCCGGAGCCCCCCGTCGCGACCGCTCCGGAAAAGCCGAAGAGGAAGACGCTGGCCAATATGCTGGCCTATGCCAAGCCGGATAATCCGATCACCACGGATGACGGGGCAGGCGGACTTTTCAGCCGTAAGAACTCGCTTCCCGGTCCAGGTAGCCGCATCGCGGTCTATGTGATCGAGGATGCCACCGTTCATATGCCGAATGGCGAGAAGCTTCGCGCCCATTCCGGAAGAGCACATATGCGCGACAACCCGAAGTTTGTGCACATGAAGAACCAGGGTCCGACCCCGCCAAACGTCTACAAACTGCGGATGCGTGAAGCCCGATTCCATGGTGTTGAGGCGATCCGCATGACCCCGGTCGGCGACGCGAAGATGTACAATCGCGATGGCTTCCTCACCCATACCTATCTGCTGCGCAAACGCGGAGACAGTTCGGGCTGCGTTGTGTTTGAGGACTACAATCGCTTCCTGAATGCCTTCAAGCAGGGTCAGGTCAACACGTTGATCGTGGTGCCCTCGCTGCGGGAACTGCCGAAATACACCGCAATGCTTTGA
- a CDS encoding methyl-accepting chemotaxis protein, protein MFGQSYNTKAQLESLEVITAKIMIADEKLNIRYMNAAVKEMLQEAEADLKKELPRFEYAKLIGSNIDIFHKNPSHQRNMLASLKVQHKATIWVGHHAFDLIVTPLKSGSKTTGFVVEWANASARLQNLDYQNQMVAISRVQAIIEFTPDGEVVTANDNFLNALGYRMDEIKGKHHSMFVDPEYSRTNDYQEFWKQLRAGKFQAAEFTRYGKGGKKVVINASYNPMLDDRGRVAKVVKFATDVTERVHAVDTIGDALMKMAGGDVSFTVDRPFAPDFEALRTNLNEALTQLGSTLGAVAKSTDQIDSGTREISHSAQDLSKRTEQQAASLEETAAALDQITVNVNNASKRAEEARTSTQLADTSAARSGEIVAEAVGAMARIEQSSNQISNIIGVIDEIAFQTNLLALNAGVEAARAGEAGKGFAVVAQEVRELAQRSAQAAKEIKELIRNSSEEVKNGVKLVSETGEALKTIQENIIAVNDHMQAIASSAREQATGLSEVNSAVNQMDQVTQQNAAMVEESNAASATLANETERLRQFIARFSLGHHYSGSARKPSAPVRHAPPAAQSERRPAARPMSVQGNTALKEDWQEF, encoded by the coding sequence ATGTTTGGACAGTCATACAACACAAAGGCGCAGCTCGAGTCCCTTGAAGTGATCACCGCCAAAATCATGATCGCCGACGAGAAGCTGAACATCCGCTACATGAACGCCGCCGTGAAAGAGATGCTTCAGGAAGCCGAAGCCGACCTGAAGAAAGAATTGCCGCGCTTCGAGTATGCCAAGCTGATCGGCAGCAACATCGACATCTTCCACAAAAACCCGTCGCACCAGCGCAATATGCTGGCCAGCCTGAAAGTGCAGCATAAAGCCACGATCTGGGTCGGCCATCATGCCTTTGACCTGATCGTGACTCCCTTAAAGAGCGGCTCGAAAACAACGGGTTTCGTCGTTGAATGGGCCAATGCCAGCGCGCGTCTGCAAAATCTCGACTACCAGAACCAGATGGTCGCAATCAGTCGCGTCCAGGCCATCATCGAATTCACGCCTGATGGCGAGGTGGTCACTGCGAACGACAATTTCCTGAATGCGCTCGGCTACCGCATGGACGAGATCAAGGGCAAGCATCACAGCATGTTCGTCGATCCTGAATACAGCCGGACGAACGATTACCAGGAGTTCTGGAAACAGCTTCGTGCCGGAAAGTTTCAGGCGGCCGAATTCACACGCTACGGCAAGGGCGGCAAAAAGGTAGTCATCAACGCCTCCTACAACCCGATGCTCGATGATCGGGGCCGTGTGGCCAAGGTGGTGAAGTTCGCAACGGATGTGACCGAACGCGTTCATGCCGTCGATACGATCGGCGACGCCCTCATGAAGATGGCCGGCGGCGATGTCAGCTTCACGGTCGACCGACCGTTCGCGCCGGATTTCGAAGCCCTGCGCACCAACCTCAACGAAGCGCTGACACAGCTCGGCTCGACGCTCGGAGCCGTTGCCAAATCGACCGACCAGATCGACAGCGGAACTCGTGAGATCAGCCACAGCGCCCAAGACCTGTCGAAGCGGACAGAGCAGCAGGCGGCCTCGCTGGAAGAGACGGCGGCGGCGCTCGACCAGATCACGGTCAACGTCAACAATGCGTCCAAGCGCGCAGAAGAGGCCCGCACGTCGACCCAGCTGGCCGATACCAGTGCCGCTCGATCGGGCGAGATCGTCGCCGAGGCCGTCGGCGCGATGGCTCGGATCGAACAGTCGTCCAACCAGATCTCCAACATTATCGGGGTGATCGACGAGATCGCCTTCCAGACCAACCTGCTGGCCCTGAACGCCGGGGTGGAAGCGGCCCGCGCCGGTGAAGCGGGCAAGGGATTCGCCGTCGTCGCTCAGGAAGTGCGCGAGCTCGCGCAACGTTCCGCCCAGGCAGCGAAGGAAATCAAGGAACTGATCCGCAATTCCTCGGAAGAAGTGAAAAACGGGGTGAAGCTGGTCAGCGAGACCGGCGAGGCTCTGAAGACGATCCAGGAAAACATCATTGCCGTCAACGACCACATGCAGGCGATCGCAAGCTCTGCCCGGGAACAGGCGACGGGGCTTTCGGAGGTGAACTCCGCAGTCAACCAGATGGATCAGGTGACGCAGCAGAACGCAGCGATGGTGGAAGAATCCAACGCCGCCAGCGCCACGCTTGCCAACGAGACCGAAAGGCTCCGCCAGTTCATCGCCCGGTTCTCGCTCGGCCACCACTATTCCGGTTCGGCCCGCAAGCCCTCTGCACCAGTGAGACACGCGCCGCCCGCGGCGCAAAGCGAGCGTCGGCCCGCGGCACGGCCGATGTCCGTTCAGGGCAATACGGCTCTCAAGGAGGATTGGCAGGAATTCTGA
- the edd gene encoding phosphogluconate dehydratase gives MSADSRIEAITKRIVERSKPTREAYLDRTRRAISKGVHRSTLSCGNLAHGFAVCSPSEKAALAGDVVPNLGIITAYNDMLSAHQPFETYPALIRKAASEAGGVAQVAGGVPAMCDGVTQGQPGMELSLFSRDAIAMAAGIGLSHNMFDAAVYLGVCDKIVPGLMIAALTFGHLPSIFIPAGPMTTGLPNDEKSRIRQLYAEGKVGRAELLEAESKSYHGPGTCTFYGTANSNQMLMEIMGFHMPGASFINPGTPLRDALTKEAAKRALAITALGNEFTPAGEMIDERSIVNGVVGLHATGGSTNHTIHLIAMARAGGIQLTWQDISELSDIVPLLARVYPNGLADVNHFHAAGGMGFLIKQLLKAGYLHDDVRTVYGQGLAAYTIDPKLSEDGTVSREPASDVSADPKVLTTIDKPFQSNGGLKMLTGNLGKAVIKISAVKPERHVIEAPAIVFHDQQELQDAFKAGKLDRDFIAVVRFQGPKANGMPELHRLTPPLGVLQDRGFKVALVTDGRMSGASGKVPAAIHVTPEAVDGGPIAKIRDGDMVRLDAIAGTLEVLVDAVDFAGRDNATTDLDANEFGMGRELFASFRRLAGPADRGASVLF, from the coding sequence ATGAGTGCAGACAGCCGAATCGAAGCCATCACCAAGCGGATCGTTGAGCGTTCCAAGCCGACGCGCGAGGCCTATCTCGACCGGACGCGCCGCGCGATCTCCAAGGGCGTACACCGCTCCACTCTCTCCTGCGGCAATCTCGCCCATGGCTTTGCCGTCTGTTCCCCCTCCGAGAAGGCGGCGCTCGCCGGCGATGTGGTACCCAATCTCGGCATCATCACCGCCTATAACGACATGCTCTCGGCCCATCAGCCCTTCGAGACCTATCCGGCGCTGATCCGCAAGGCCGCGTCTGAAGCGGGTGGAGTTGCACAGGTCGCCGGCGGGGTTCCGGCAATGTGTGACGGGGTCACTCAGGGCCAGCCCGGCATGGAACTCTCCCTCTTTTCGCGCGATGCGATCGCCATGGCGGCCGGTATCGGTCTGTCGCACAACATGTTCGATGCCGCAGTCTATCTCGGTGTCTGCGACAAGATCGTGCCGGGCCTGATGATCGCGGCTCTGACCTTCGGCCACCTGCCGTCGATCTTCATTCCCGCCGGCCCGATGACCACAGGCCTGCCGAACGACGAGAAGTCGCGCATCCGTCAACTCTATGCAGAAGGCAAGGTCGGTCGCGCAGAACTGCTCGAAGCGGAATCGAAATCCTATCACGGTCCTGGCACCTGTACCTTCTACGGCACGGCCAATTCGAACCAAATGCTAATGGAGATCATGGGCTTCCATATGCCCGGCGCATCGTTCATCAATCCGGGCACGCCGCTGCGTGATGCGCTGACCAAGGAAGCCGCCAAGCGCGCGCTTGCGATAACGGCGCTTGGCAACGAATTCACCCCGGCCGGAGAGATGATTGACGAGCGCTCGATCGTCAACGGTGTCGTCGGCTTGCACGCCACAGGTGGTTCCACCAATCACACAATCCACCTGATCGCCATGGCGCGCGCCGGCGGGATACAACTCACCTGGCAGGATATCTCGGAACTCTCGGATATCGTGCCGTTGCTGGCACGCGTCTACCCGAACGGCCTTGCCGACGTGAACCATTTCCATGCGGCCGGGGGGATGGGTTTCCTGATCAAGCAGCTCTTGAAAGCCGGCTACCTGCACGACGACGTGCGGACCGTCTATGGGCAGGGTCTTGCAGCCTATACGATCGATCCGAAGCTCTCCGAGGACGGCACGGTCTCGCGCGAGCCGGCATCCGACGTGAGTGCAGATCCGAAGGTGCTGACCACCATCGACAAGCCGTTCCAGTCGAATGGCGGCCTGAAGATGCTCACCGGCAATCTCGGCAAGGCCGTGATCAAGATCTCGGCGGTGAAGCCCGAGCGTCACGTCATCGAAGCGCCGGCGATCGTCTTTCACGACCAGCAGGAACTGCAGGATGCGTTCAAGGCAGGCAAACTCGACCGCGATTTCATTGCCGTCGTGCGCTTCCAGGGGCCGAAAGCCAATGGCATGCCGGAATTGCACCGTCTGACGCCACCGCTTGGCGTGCTGCAGGATCGTGGGTTCAAGGTCGCGCTGGTGACCGATGGCCGCATGTCCGGCGCATCCGGCAAGGTGCCGGCGGCGATCCACGTGACACCGGAGGCGGTGGATGGCGGACCCATCGCCAAGATCCGGGATGGCGATATGGTGCGCTTGGATGCCATTGCCGGCACGCTCGAAGTTCTGGTCGACGCCGTCGATTTCGCTGGCCGCGACAATGCCACAACCGATCTGGATGCAAACGAATTCGGCATGGGCCGCGAACTCTTTGCGAGCTTCCGGCGCCTTGCAGGTCCTGCGGATCGGGGCGCCAGCGTTCTGTTCTGA
- the pgl gene encoding 6-phosphogluconolactonase produces the protein MGHQMHSFETAPALAEALADRVAAALSAALSARGEATLAVSGGSTPKAFFEALSTRDIEWPKIKVTLVDERFVPEDNPRSNHLLVKTHLLKNAAAMAQFVPLYRPEATIEEAAITASGIIPGMTGPFDVVILGMGTDGHTASFFPGGDHLAAALDLSLPRRVMTMEAPGAGEARLTLSFSALQDAGLLIVHIEGAEKKSVLDKAISGTDAAEMPIRAVLERAATTPEIYWAP, from the coding sequence ATGGGGCATCAGATGCACAGTTTCGAGACTGCCCCGGCGCTTGCCGAGGCTCTCGCCGATCGCGTGGCGGCGGCTCTTTCGGCGGCTTTATCTGCCCGCGGGGAAGCCACGCTCGCCGTTTCCGGCGGATCGACACCAAAGGCTTTCTTCGAAGCACTCTCTACCCGGGATATCGAGTGGCCGAAGATCAAGGTGACACTGGTCGACGAACGCTTCGTGCCGGAGGACAATCCGCGCTCCAACCATCTGCTGGTGAAGACACATCTTCTCAAGAACGCCGCCGCGATGGCGCAGTTCGTACCGCTGTACCGGCCCGAGGCGACCATCGAAGAGGCGGCGATCACGGCTTCCGGCATCATTCCGGGCATGACGGGGCCGTTCGATGTTGTGATCCTCGGCATGGGGACGGATGGCCATACGGCCTCCTTCTTCCCCGGTGGCGATCACCTCGCCGCCGCACTGGACCTTTCCCTGCCTCGCCGCGTCATGACCATGGAGGCACCGGGTGCCGGGGAAGCGCGATTGACGCTCTCCTTCTCTGCGCTGCAAGATGCCGGCCTGCTGATCGTCCATATCGAGGGCGCGGAAAAGAAGAGCGTGCTGGACAAGGCAATTTCCGGCACAGACGCGGCGGAAATGCCGATCCGCGCGGTGCTGGAACGGGCCGCGACAACGCCTGAGATCTACTGGGCACCCTGA
- the zwf gene encoding glucose-6-phosphate dehydrogenase, which yields MSSQIIPVEPFDYVVFGGTGDLAERKLLPALYHRQLAGQLTEPTRVIGASRTAMTHEEYRNYTLAALKEHLKAEELEESEVAKFLGRVYYVSVDAKSDQGWDDLKKLLDTGKDTVRAFYLAVSPSIFGDIADKIRDHKLITKSTRIVVEKPIGRDLASAQALNDTIGKVFKEDQIFRIDHYLGKETVQNLMALRFANALYEPLWNSAHIDHVQITVAESVGLEGRVTYYDKAGALRDMVQNHILQLLCLVAMEAPSSLDAEAVRDEKLKVLRSLKPITPANVEKQTVRGQYRAGASAGGAVNGYQEELGAVSDTETFVAIKAEINNWRWAGVPFYLRTGKRLAARMSEIVIAFKPIPHSIFGESAGRIEANKLVIRLQPDEGVKQWLMIKDPGPGGMRLRHVSLDMSFAQAFDVRNPDAYERLLMDVIRSNQTLFMRRDEVEAAWKWCDPILKAWEEIGQKAQGYTSGTWGPSQAIALIERDGRTWHEND from the coding sequence ATGAGCAGCCAGATCATCCCTGTGGAACCCTTTGACTACGTCGTCTTCGGCGGGACCGGCGACTTGGCCGAACGCAAGCTTTTGCCCGCGCTCTATCATCGCCAACTGGCCGGGCAACTTACGGAGCCAACCCGCGTAATCGGCGCCTCGCGCACCGCCATGACGCACGAAGAGTACCGCAACTATACGCTTGCAGCCCTCAAGGAGCATCTGAAGGCGGAAGAGCTGGAAGAGTCTGAGGTCGCTAAGTTTCTCGGGCGCGTTTACTATGTCTCGGTCGATGCCAAATCCGATCAGGGCTGGGACGATCTCAAGAAGCTGCTGGATACTGGCAAGGATACGGTGCGTGCCTTCTATCTCGCCGTATCGCCCTCGATCTTCGGTGACATCGCCGACAAGATCCGCGACCACAAGCTGATCACCAAGTCGACGCGCATCGTCGTCGAAAAGCCCATCGGCCGCGACCTCGCCTCGGCCCAAGCGCTGAACGACACGATCGGCAAGGTCTTCAAGGAAGACCAGATCTTCCGTATCGACCACTATCTCGGCAAGGAAACGGTGCAGAACCTGATGGCACTGCGCTTCGCCAATGCCCTTTACGAGCCGCTGTGGAACTCCGCCCATATCGACCACGTGCAGATCACGGTCGCAGAATCTGTCGGTCTGGAAGGCCGCGTCACCTATTACGACAAGGCCGGCGCGCTGCGTGACATGGTGCAAAACCATATCCTGCAGCTTCTCTGCCTCGTGGCGATGGAAGCACCGTCCTCCCTCGACGCCGAGGCTGTTCGTGACGAAAAGCTGAAGGTGCTCAGGTCGCTGAAGCCGATCACGCCTGCGAATGTGGAGAAGCAGACGGTGCGCGGCCAGTATCGCGCTGGCGCCTCTGCAGGTGGTGCTGTCAACGGTTACCAGGAAGAGCTGGGCGCAGTATCCGACACAGAAACCTTCGTCGCCATCAAGGCCGAGATCAACAACTGGCGCTGGGCCGGCGTTCCCTTCTACCTGCGCACGGGCAAGCGTCTTGCCGCCCGCATGTCGGAGATCGTCATTGCCTTCAAGCCGATCCCGCATTCGATCTTTGGCGAGAGCGCCGGCCGGATCGAAGCCAACAAACTGGTCATCCGCCTGCAGCCGGATGAAGGCGTCAAGCAGTGGCTGATGATCAAGGATCCGGGCCCGGGTGGTATGCGCCTGCGCCATGTCTCTCTTGACATGAGCTTTGCCCAGGCCTTCGACGTACGCAATCCCGATGCCTACGAGCGCCTCCTGATGGACGTCATCCGTTCGAACCAGACGCTCTTCATGCGCCGCGACGAAGTGGAAGCGGCTTGGAAGTGGTGCGACCCGATCCTGAAAGCTTGGGAAGAAATTGGCCAGAAGGCTCAAGGGTACACGTCCGGCACCTGGGGTCCGAGCCAGGCCATCGCGCTCATCGAGCGTGACGGTCGCACCTGGCACGAAAACGACTGA
- a CDS encoding NAD(P)/FAD-dependent oxidoreductase: MTWQSPIAPGISWYQASVGERPDYPALDGSVSADVAIIGGGFTGLQAAFNLARLGVSVVLIEGSRFGDGASGRNGGQLGTGQRAWPAELEEELGFERSKALFDLAENAKRYLLDFAEQHAIDIEYMPGQMNVAHKRGWEKDYRHDADVMAERYGYPHVSFMDREETQARLGSTRYHYGVRDAGTGHIHPLKLLVGLARVAASAGAKIHEMTPASAIRQMGGKTFIDTARGTITADRVLIATNAYIGNLEPVTAAHVMPIRSFIGATVPLEKFPQVLPGSEAVADSRFVVRYFRKTRDGRLLFGGREAYTSDSPRDISSHIRRQIAEIYPALASVEMTHAWGGSVGITMPRKPFAREVLPGVTSLAGYSGHGVMLSNYSGKMYADTIAGNASELDVLKDLKISPFPGGARLRKPLLFLALTWYALRDRF; encoded by the coding sequence ATGACCTGGCAAAGCCCGATCGCCCCAGGAATATCCTGGTATCAGGCCAGTGTCGGCGAGCGGCCGGACTACCCGGCCCTTGACGGCTCGGTTTCCGCTGACGTCGCCATCATCGGTGGCGGCTTCACCGGCCTGCAGGCCGCTTTCAATCTCGCCCGTCTCGGCGTCTCTGTCGTCCTGATCGAGGGCAGCCGCTTCGGCGACGGCGCCTCCGGCCGCAATGGCGGACAGCTCGGCACCGGCCAGCGCGCCTGGCCCGCCGAACTGGAGGAGGAACTGGGGTTCGAGCGATCGAAGGCGCTGTTCGACCTCGCGGAAAACGCCAAGCGATATCTCCTGGATTTCGCCGAGCAGCACGCCATCGACATCGAGTACATGCCCGGCCAGATGAATGTCGCGCACAAGCGCGGCTGGGAAAAGGATTACCGGCATGACGCGGACGTCATGGCCGAGCGCTACGGCTATCCGCATGTCTCTTTCATGGACCGGGAAGAGACGCAGGCGCGGTTGGGATCGACGCGCTATCATTACGGCGTGCGCGACGCCGGCACCGGCCACATCCATCCGCTGAAGCTCTTGGTGGGATTGGCGCGCGTCGCCGCCTCTGCCGGTGCAAAGATCCACGAAATGACGCCGGCCAGCGCCATTCGTCAGATGGGCGGCAAGACTTTCATCGACACGGCTAGGGGCACGATCACTGCGGACCGCGTGCTGATCGCGACCAACGCCTATATCGGCAATCTCGAGCCGGTGACGGCAGCCCATGTCATGCCGATCCGCTCCTTCATCGGCGCGACGGTGCCGCTCGAAAAGTTCCCGCAAGTTTTGCCGGGATCGGAAGCGGTTGCCGATAGCCGCTTTGTCGTGCGCTACTTCCGCAAGACACGGGATGGACGGCTGCTGTTCGGCGGACGCGAGGCCTATACCTCTGACAGCCCGCGCGATATTTCGAGCCATATTCGCCGGCAAATCGCGGAGATTTATCCTGCGCTCGCATCCGTGGAGATGACCCATGCATGGGGCGGCTCTGTCGGGATCACGATGCCGCGCAAACCGTTTGCCCGCGAGGTCCTGCCAGGTGTCACTTCGCTTGCCGGCTATTCCGGCCATGGCGTGATGCTGTCGAACTATTCCGGCAAGATGTATGCGGACACGATTGCCGGCAATGCCAGCGAGTTGGACGTGCTCAAGGATCTGAAGATCTCCCCGTTCCCCGGAGGCGCGCGGCTGAGAAAGCCCCTGCTCTTCCTGGCGCTCACCTGGTATGCCCTTCGGGATCGATTCTGA